The following coding sequences lie in one Lolium perenne isolate Kyuss_39 chromosome 2, Kyuss_2.0, whole genome shotgun sequence genomic window:
- the LOC127322057 gene encoding glycine-rich RNA-binding protein RZ1C: MAEKEVGRIFVGGLSWDTTERTLERAFSDFGKVIETQVVTERETGRSRGFGFVTFSEPRAVDAAIREMHNGELDGRTISVNKAQPRLSTDDGGYGYGGGGYSSGARGGYRGAADIVPAASDECFKCGRSGHWARECPYADGGRPARYSPPSRYGSGAGGRGDRFGGPDRYANRYVDDRYDGGRYADDRYGGGRDRYPPAADRFSGDRYGGADRYASGGFARERSYERDGGRPGGSYYRDEPRATGGYGRSGPRVANGDRYGSGGPARVGGSYRDRPAPYDRPSRGARSYDDRY, translated from the exons ATGGCGGAGAAGGAGGTTGGCCGGATCTTCGTGGGCGGGCTGTCGTGGGACACCACGGAGCGCACGCTTGAGCGAGCCTTCAGCGATTTCGGCAAGGTCATCGAGACGCAG GTCGTAACGGAAAGAGAGACTGGCCGCTCCCGTGGGTTTGGGTTTGTCACATTTTCTGAACCTCGGGCTGTGGATGCTGCAATCCGGGAAATGCACAATGGAGAACTAGATGGTCGGACCATTTCTGTGAACAAGGCTCAGCCTAGGTTGAGCACTGATGATGGTGGCTATGGATATGGGGGTGGTGGTTACTCATCTGGTGCTAGAGGTGGATATCGTGGTGCAGCTGACATAGTTCCAGCTGCAAGTGATGAGTGCTTCAAGTGTGGACGTTCTGGACACTGGGCCCGTGAATGTCCTTACGCAGATGGAGGTAGACCTGCAAGGTACTCTCCTCCTTCCAGGTATGGCAGTGGTGCCGGTGGGCGTGGTGACCGCTTTGGAGGACCAGATCGTTATGCTAATCGCTATGTTGATGACCGTTATGATGGTGGTCGCTATGCTGATGATCGTTATGGTGGTGGACGTGATCGCTATCCTCCAGCTGCAGATCGCTTTTCTGGTGACAGATATGGTGGTGCAGATCGCTATGCATCAGGTGGCTTTGCGAGGGAAAGAAGTTATGAGAGAGATGGAGGACGGCCAGGTGGAAGTTACTACCGTGATGAACCCAGAGCCACTGGTGGTTATGGCAGGAGTGGTCCGCGTGTGGCAAATGGTGACAGATATGGGAGTGGTGGACCTGCTCGTGTTGGTGGAAGTTACCGAGACAGGCCTGCTCCCTATGATCGCCCCAGTCGTGGAGCTCGCTCTTATGATGACCGCTACTGA
- the LOC127322056 gene encoding probable D-2-hydroxyglutarate dehydrogenase, mitochondrial — MAILSLLSSSRTRLSGLREPLRQAGLSALLTRGAPPPLHPRAPTTEFSSPGGHRPPPLDWASVGSRTISSDVGTSLTQYGSTNHALTLHKRFYQTLRPQHPYCGPRASVATNEAHHGVNDPSEVQRRTFGSAAKSIQRNPAYSVLNSDDVSYFKSILGDNGVIQDKDRVAVANVDWMAKYKGASQLLLLPKSTNEVSKVLAYCDSRRLAVVPQGGNTGLVGGSVPVHDEVIVNLGGMDKIISFDNVNGILTCEAGCVLENLSTFVENEGFIMPLDLGAKGSCQIGGNISTNAGGLRFIRYGSLHGNVLGLEVVLANGTVLDMLTTLRKDNTGYDLKHLFVGSEGSLGIVTKVSILTPAKLPSTNVAFLSCNDYMSCQKLLLAARRGLGEIISAFEFMDRQCIDLAMAHLEGVHNPLPLSPYKFYVLIETTGSDESYDKAKLEAFLLRSMEDGLVADGVIAQDISQASNFWRIREGISEASVKVGAVYKYDLSIPVEKLYDIVEEMRSRLGDMAEVLGYGHLGDGNLHLNILSSKYSDNILAQIEPFVYEWTAGHRGSISAEHGLGQMKAEKIHYSKSPEAVQLMASIKKLVDPNSILNPYKVLPQSAL; from the exons ATGGCGATCCTgtccctcctctcctcctcccgaACACGCCTCTCCGGCCTCCGGGAACCTCTCCGGCAGGCTGGCCTCAGCGCCCTGCTCACCCGAGGGGCTCCCCCGCCCCTTCATCCCCGCGCCCCCACCACTGAATTCTCCTCTCCTGGTGGCCATCGCCCTCCTCCCCTCGACTGGGCCAGCGTTGGGAGCCGCACGATTTCTTCTGATGTTG GTACGTCCCTCACTCAATATGGATCGACAAACCATGCTTTGACTCTGCATAAGAGATTCTATCAGACCCTGCGGCCGCAGCACCCCTATTGCGGACCTAGAGCTAGTGTTGCAACAAACGAAGCACACCATGGTGTGAATGATCCATCTGAAGTTCAACGCCGTACATTTGGTTCTGCGGCAAAATCCATCCAGAGGAATCCAGCCTATTCAGTACTAAATTCTGATGACGTTTCTTACTTCAAGAGCATCTTGGGTGACAATGGAGTCATTCAGGATAAAGACAGAGTTGCTGTTGCAAATGTCGATTGGATGGCTAAATACAAGGGAGCAAGTCAGCTACTGCTTTTACCAAAAAGTACCAATGAG GTTTCTAAGGTTCTTGCTTATTGCGACTCCAGACGATTGGCAGTGGTTCCTCAGGGTGGGAATACAGGCCTAGTAGGTGGCAGTGTGCCCGTTCATGATGAG GTGATTGTCAATCTTGGTGGTATggacaaaataatctcctttgaCAAT GTAAATGGTATTCTAACTTGTGAAGCTGGTTGCGTGTTGGAGAACTTAAGTACCTTCGTGGAAAATGAAGG GTTTATTATGCCTCTTGACTTGGGAGCAAAAGGTAGTTGCCAGATAGGAGGGAACATTTCAACTAATGCTGGTGGCCTACGTTTCATACGCTATGGTTCACTTCATGGAAATGTACTTG GCCTTGAAGTCGTCCTGGCCAATGGAACTGTCCTTGACATGCTTACTACATTGAGGAAAGATAACACTGGATACGATCTGAAGCACTTATTTGTTG GAAGTGAAGGGTCGCTAGGGATAGTCACTAAAGTTTCAATACTTACACCTGCAAAGCTACCTTCAACTAATGTTGCATTCCTTTCCTGCAATGACTACATGAGCTGCCAG AAATTACTACTGGCAGCTAGAAGGGGTTTGGGTGAGATCATTTCTGCATTCGAGTTCATGGATCGTCAGTGTATTGATCTG GCTATGGCGCATTTGGAAGGAGTTCACAATCCTTTACCTCTCTCTCCGTACAAATTCTATGTTCTAATTGAGACCACTGGAAGTGATGAATCATACGACAA AGCAAAACTTGAAGCATTTTTGTTGCGCTCAATGGAAGATGGCCTTGTAGCGGATGGAGTAATAGCACAGGATATTAGCCAAGCATCTAATTTTTGGAGAATTCGCGAG ggtataTCAGAGGCATCTGTCAAAGTTGGGGCGGTCTACAAGTATGACTTGTCCATACCTGTAGAAAAACTATATGATATTGTGGAAGAAATGCGCAGCCGTCTTG GTGATATGGCAGAAGTATTGGGTTATGGCCACCTTGGTGATGGAAATCTGCATCTAAACATCTTATCAAGCAAGTACAGTGACAAT ATTCTGGCGCAAATTGAACCATTTGTCTACGAGTGGACAGCCGGCCACAGAGGAAGCATTAGTGCAGAGCACGGGTTGGGGCAAATGAAAGCTGAGAAGATTCACTACAGCAAGTCACCAGAAGCC GTGCAACTAATGGCTTCCATCAAGAAGTTAGTAGACCCTAACTCAATCCTGAACCCATACAAGGTTCTGCCTCAGTCTGCGCTGTAG